The following proteins come from a genomic window of Achromobacter sp. AONIH1:
- the hutG gene encoding formimidoylglutamase gives MSTPQLDASVWVARDDSAERGDTRRLAHIVRAYDGQAKAGEGVLLGFACDAGVARNQGRVGAAAGPAGIRKFLAGLPAHGLTRLLDAGDVACEGDALEAAQDALGQRVAALLGQGARPLVLGGGHEIAWGSFQGLARWLESRGDDGAVLVLNLDAHFDLRTGRPGSSGTPFDQIASYCQERGRKLQYACLGVSRLANTPALFARADEVGAVWVEDRDMGERHLPERLAQLDSLLAAASHVYLTIDLDVLPAAVMPGVSAPAPYGVPMAVVEEIALRVKASGKLRLADMAEYNPRFDVDGHGARAAARLAWQLLSA, from the coding sequence ATGAGCACGCCGCAACTGGACGCCAGCGTCTGGGTGGCGCGCGACGACAGCGCCGAGCGCGGCGACACGCGCCGCCTGGCGCACATCGTGCGCGCCTACGACGGCCAGGCCAAGGCGGGCGAGGGCGTATTGCTGGGCTTCGCCTGCGACGCCGGCGTGGCCCGCAACCAGGGCCGCGTGGGCGCGGCGGCCGGCCCGGCCGGCATCCGCAAGTTCCTGGCCGGCCTGCCGGCCCATGGGCTGACGCGGCTGCTGGACGCCGGCGACGTGGCCTGCGAGGGCGACGCGCTGGAAGCGGCGCAGGACGCGCTGGGCCAGCGCGTGGCCGCGCTGCTGGGGCAGGGCGCCCGCCCGCTGGTGCTGGGCGGCGGCCATGAGATCGCCTGGGGCAGCTTCCAGGGCCTGGCGCGCTGGCTGGAGTCGCGCGGCGACGACGGCGCCGTGCTGGTGCTGAACCTGGACGCGCACTTCGACCTGCGCACCGGCCGGCCCGGCAGCTCGGGCACGCCGTTCGACCAGATCGCCAGCTACTGCCAGGAACGCGGCCGCAAGCTGCAGTACGCCTGCCTGGGCGTGTCGCGGCTGGCCAATACGCCGGCGCTGTTCGCGCGCGCCGACGAAGTGGGCGCGGTCTGGGTCGAGGACCGCGACATGGGCGAACGTCACCTGCCGGAGCGCCTGGCGCAGCTGGACAGCCTGCTGGCGGCGGCCAGCCATGTGTACCTGACCATCGACCTGGACGTGCTGCCCGCGGCGGTCATGCCCGGCGTGTCGGCGCCCGCGCCTTACGGCGTGCCGATGGCGGTGGTCGAGGAAATCGCGTTGCGCGTGAAGGCCAGCGGCAAGCTCCGGCTGGCCGATATGGCCGAGTACAACCCGCGTTTCGACGTGGACGGCCACGGCGCCCGCGCGGCGGCGCGGCTGGCCTGGCAGCTGCTGTCGGCCTGA
- a CDS encoding amino acid ABC transporter permease, which translates to MNQPLDFSAVFADFDALLRGALVSIEVTAGALLVGCVVGLLVGVGRLNPQRRVIYNLCSVYLLLFRGTPLLVQLFIWFFGLPRFGITLPAFVCGVVGLGMYSGAYVSEIVRGAIQSVDRGQTEAARSLGMSSGQAMRIIILPQAVVRMIPPLGNEFIALIKNSALVSLLTIHDLMHEGQKIISVSYLALETYLVVALVYLVLTTVAMVILRKIEQHLRAGGMVQ; encoded by the coding sequence ATGAACCAGCCTTTGGATTTTTCCGCCGTCTTTGCCGACTTCGACGCGCTGCTGCGCGGCGCGCTGGTCAGCATCGAGGTGACCGCCGGCGCCTTGCTGGTGGGCTGCGTCGTCGGCCTGCTGGTCGGCGTGGGCCGGCTCAACCCGCAGCGCCGCGTGATCTACAACCTGTGCAGCGTCTACCTGCTGCTGTTCCGCGGCACGCCCCTGCTGGTGCAGCTGTTCATCTGGTTCTTCGGCCTGCCCCGGTTCGGCATCACGCTGCCGGCCTTCGTCTGCGGCGTGGTGGGCCTGGGCATGTACTCCGGCGCCTATGTGTCGGAAATCGTGCGCGGCGCCATCCAGTCGGTGGATCGCGGCCAGACCGAGGCGGCGCGCTCGCTCGGCATGTCCTCGGGTCAGGCCATGCGCATCATCATCCTGCCGCAGGCGGTGGTGCGCATGATCCCGCCGCTGGGCAACGAGTTCATCGCGCTGATCAAGAACTCGGCGCTGGTGTCGCTGCTGACCATCCATGACCTGATGCACGAAGGCCAGAAGATCATCAGCGTGTCGTACCTGGCGCTGGAAACCTATCTGGTGGTGGCGCTGGTTTATCTGGTCCTGACCACGGTGGCCATGGTGATTCTGCGCAAGATCGAGCAACATCTGCGCGCCGGGGGGATGGTGCAATGA
- a CDS encoding ankyrin repeat domain-containing protein has product MQIARRPSPVRGSFPSARKALAAMAMALAAHAAQAANPNDWWVYLANDYADDIKDVLAQGADPNVRFQNGQPALMRAVVAGAWNVFDAIVADRRTDVNAENPAGETPLMYLAIAGQTERARALIARGAQVNRLGWTPLHYAASKGQLAMAQLLLQHKAMVNAPAPSGETPLMMAALSGSKPMVELLLKAGADVTTRDTKGQNAADWATTGKSTKLAAELRELIARQDRDKQARRAAAPAEAEAVDDAAAPAGAGQDAAPPSLATPPVASPPVTSPSSSPEPGTPAVRGVSGVKLNSYD; this is encoded by the coding sequence ATGCAGATCGCCCGCCGTCCGTCGCCCGTCCGAGGCTCGTTCCCGTCCGCCCGCAAGGCGCTGGCAGCCATGGCGATGGCGCTGGCGGCCCACGCGGCGCAGGCCGCCAATCCGAACGACTGGTGGGTCTACCTGGCTAACGACTACGCCGACGACATCAAGGACGTGCTGGCGCAAGGCGCCGATCCCAATGTCCGTTTCCAGAATGGCCAGCCGGCGCTGATGCGCGCGGTGGTGGCCGGCGCCTGGAACGTGTTCGACGCGATCGTCGCCGACCGCCGCACGGACGTGAACGCCGAGAATCCGGCGGGCGAGACCCCGCTGATGTACCTGGCGATCGCGGGCCAGACCGAGCGGGCGCGCGCGCTCATCGCGCGCGGCGCCCAGGTCAACCGCCTGGGCTGGACGCCGCTGCACTATGCCGCGTCCAAGGGCCAGCTGGCGATGGCGCAACTGCTGCTGCAGCACAAGGCCATGGTCAACGCGCCCGCGCCCTCGGGCGAGACGCCGCTGATGATGGCCGCGCTGTCGGGCAGCAAGCCCATGGTCGAGCTGCTGCTCAAGGCCGGCGCCGACGTCACCACGCGCGATACCAAGGGGCAGAACGCGGCCGACTGGGCCACCACCGGCAAGTCGACCAAGCTGGCCGCCGAGCTGCGCGAGCTGATCGCGCGCCAGGATCGGGACAAGCAGGCGCGGCGCGCGGCCGCGCCGGCGGAAGCCGAGGCGGTGGACGATGCGGCGGCGCCGGCCGGCGCGGGGCAGGACGCCGCGCCGCCCAGTCTGGCGACGCCTCCTGTCGCGTCGCCCCCCGTCACATCGCCGTCATCGTCACCCGAACCCGGGACGCCGGCCGTCCGTGGCGTTTCGGGCGTCAAGCTGAACAGCTACGACTGA
- a CDS encoding transporter substrate-binding domain-containing protein, translated as MTTRRTLLTAALSLGLAAWTAGSAHAQETIRAVTDATFPPMEFVKDGKRTGFDIELVEALAGAMGKKVEWIDIDFKGLIPALQAGRADIAVSAIYITPERSRVVDFTDPYYAGGLVVLTKKDGPIKTLKDMDGRKVSVQVGTKSVNYLKEHFPSVQRVEVEKNQEMFSLVQIGRAEAAVTGKPAAKLFAQSTPDLTVLTEQVTTEEYGIAVPKNKPELTRDLNAALAKLKADGSYQAIVNKWFEAPAK; from the coding sequence ATGACCACTCGTCGCACTCTGCTGACCGCCGCCCTGAGCCTGGGCCTGGCCGCCTGGACCGCCGGTTCCGCCCACGCGCAGGAAACCATCCGCGCCGTCACCGACGCCACCTTCCCGCCGATGGAATTCGTCAAGGACGGCAAGCGCACCGGCTTCGACATCGAGCTGGTGGAAGCCCTGGCCGGCGCCATGGGCAAGAAGGTCGAATGGATCGACATCGACTTCAAGGGCCTGATTCCCGCCCTGCAGGCCGGCCGCGCCGACATCGCCGTGTCCGCCATCTACATCACGCCCGAGCGCAGCCGCGTGGTCGACTTCACCGACCCGTACTACGCCGGCGGCCTGGTCGTGCTGACCAAGAAGGACGGCCCGATCAAGACGCTCAAGGACATGGATGGCCGCAAGGTCTCGGTGCAGGTCGGCACCAAGTCGGTCAACTACCTGAAGGAACACTTCCCGTCGGTGCAGCGCGTCGAAGTGGAAAAGAACCAGGAAATGTTCAGCCTGGTGCAGATCGGCCGCGCCGAAGCCGCCGTGACGGGCAAGCCCGCCGCCAAGCTGTTCGCGCAAAGCACGCCGGACCTGACCGTGCTGACCGAGCAGGTCACCACCGAGGAATACGGCATCGCCGTGCCCAAGAACAAGCCCGAGCTGACCCGCGACCTGAACGCCGCGCTGGCCAAGCTCAAGGCTGACGGCAGCTACCAGGCCATCGTCAACAAGTGGTTCGAGGCCCCCGCGAAATGA
- a CDS encoding amino acid ABC transporter ATP-binding protein: MNTATMNEMIRIRGLQKSYGDHAVLRGIDFDVLPSQVVVVIGPSGSGKSTLLRCCNGLEVAQGGTVRICGQTLQDNGKMLPEAQLNQLRMQVGMVFQGFNLFPHLSVLDNVTVGPRKLRGMGRDEAHALAEDLLTKVGLSQKMNAMPASLSGGQKQRVAIARALAMQPKVMLFDEPTSALDPELVGEVLQVMKLLAREGMTMMVVTHEMGFARDVADVVAVMDGGVILESGSPDVIFTQPREARTRAFLQAVLNNGQGEQA; the protein is encoded by the coding sequence ATGAACACCGCAACCATGAATGAAATGATCCGCATCCGCGGCCTGCAGAAATCCTACGGCGACCACGCCGTGCTGCGCGGCATCGACTTCGATGTGCTGCCGTCGCAGGTGGTGGTGGTGATCGGGCCCAGCGGCTCGGGCAAGAGCACGCTGCTGCGCTGCTGCAACGGGCTGGAAGTGGCGCAGGGCGGCACCGTCCGCATCTGCGGCCAGACCCTGCAGGACAACGGCAAGATGCTGCCCGAGGCGCAGCTGAACCAGCTGCGCATGCAGGTGGGCATGGTGTTCCAGGGCTTCAACCTGTTCCCGCACCTGTCGGTGCTGGACAACGTCACGGTCGGTCCGCGCAAGCTGCGCGGCATGGGCCGCGACGAGGCCCACGCGCTGGCCGAGGACCTGCTGACCAAGGTCGGCCTGAGCCAGAAGATGAACGCCATGCCGGCCAGCCTGTCCGGCGGCCAGAAGCAGCGCGTGGCCATCGCCCGCGCGCTGGCCATGCAGCCCAAGGTCATGCTGTTCGACGAGCCGACTTCGGCGCTGGACCCGGAACTGGTGGGCGAAGTGCTGCAGGTCATGAAGCTGCTGGCCCGCGAGGGCATGACCATGATGGTGGTCACGCACGAAATGGGCTTCGCGCGCGACGTGGCCGACGTGGTGGCGGTGATGGACGGCGGCGTGATCCTGGAATCCGGCTCGCCCGACGTGATCTTCACCCAGCCGCGCGAGGCGCGCACCCGCGCCTTCCTGCAGGCCGTGCTGAACAACGGCCAGGGAGAGCAGGCATGA
- a CDS encoding IclR family transcriptional regulator: protein MLTPDPSVGAGADRVLYVLATLARHDGPLSIAALAEQTGLAQSTLYRQVALLKRWGFVAEHDGEYGPGPLSVQLAWGFDQSSFLIHEAQPDMAALAVASGETIGLLVAVKDQAVCLDMVESQHPLRCSFTKGRGLPLARGASAKSLLAFMPAARLQAALGYLAGEAGMDPARLSGELETIRGQGYAVTDSEVDAGVWGVSVPIFQRAHQAVASITLMAPSTRAAQRPQALIDMTVGAARRISLKLQAR from the coding sequence ATCTTGACACCCGACCCCTCTGTCGGCGCCGGCGCGGATCGCGTCCTGTATGTGCTGGCCACGCTGGCCCGGCATGACGGGCCGCTCAGCATCGCGGCGCTGGCCGAACAGACCGGCCTGGCGCAAAGCACGCTGTACCGGCAGGTGGCGCTGCTCAAGCGCTGGGGTTTCGTCGCCGAACACGATGGCGAGTACGGACCGGGGCCGCTCAGCGTGCAGCTGGCCTGGGGCTTCGACCAGTCTTCCTTCCTGATCCATGAGGCGCAGCCGGACATGGCGGCGCTGGCGGTCGCGTCCGGCGAGACCATCGGCCTGCTGGTCGCGGTCAAGGACCAGGCCGTCTGCCTGGACATGGTGGAAAGCCAGCATCCGCTGCGCTGCTCGTTCACCAAGGGTCGCGGCCTGCCGCTGGCCCGGGGTGCGTCGGCCAAGTCGCTGCTGGCCTTCATGCCGGCCGCGCGCCTGCAGGCGGCGCTGGGCTATCTGGCCGGCGAGGCGGGCATGGATCCGGCGCGCCTGTCCGGGGAGCTGGAAACCATACGCGGGCAGGGCTACGCCGTCACCGACAGCGAAGTCGACGCCGGCGTCTGGGGCGTGAGCGTGCCGATCTTCCAGCGCGCCCACCAGGCCGTCGCCTCGATCACGCTGATGGCGCCGTCGACCCGCGCGGCGCAGCGCCCGCAGGCCCTGATCGACATGACGGTCGGCGCCGCCCGGCGCATTTCACTGAAGCTGCAGGCGCGCTGA